The Streptomyces sp. NBC_00459 DNA segment GTCATCACCGTCGAGGAGTCCAACACCTTCGGTCTGGAGCTCGACTTCACCGAGGGCATGGCCTTCGACAAGGGCTACCTGTCCCCGTACATGGTGTCCGACCAGGAGCGTATGGAGGCCGTCCTCGACGACCCGTACATCCTGATCCACCAGGGCAAGATCGCCTCCATCCAGGACCTGCTGCCGCTGCTGGAGAAGGTCATCCAGACCAACTCCTCCAAGCCGCTGCTGATCATCGCCGAGGACGTCGAGGGCGAGGCCCTGTCGACCCTGGTCGTGAACAAGATCCGCGGCACCTTCAACGCGGTCGCGGTCAAGGCCCCCGGCTTCGGCGACCGCCGCAAGGCGATGCTCGGCGACATGGCCGCGCTCACCGGCGCCGAGGTCATCGCCGAGGAGGTCGGCCTCAAGCTCGACCAGGTCGGCCTCGACGTGCTGGGCACCGCCCGCCGCGTCACCATCTCGAAGGACGACACGGTCATCGTCGACGGCGGTGGCGACAAGGGCGCGGTGGCCGGCCGTGTCAACCAGATCAAGGCCGAGATCGAGAACACGGACTCCGACTGGGACCGCGAGAAGCTCCAGGAGCGCCTCGCGAAGCTGGCCGGCGGCGTGTGCGTGATCAAGGTCGGCGCCGCCACCGAGGTGGAGCTGAAGGAGAAGAAGCACCGTCTCGAGGACGCCATCTCCGCGACCCGCGCCGCGGTCGAGGAGGGCATCGTCTCCGGTGGTGGCTCCGCGCTCGTCCACGCCGTGAAGGTCCTCGAGGGCAACCTCGGCAAGACCGGCGACGAGGCGACGGGTGTCGCGGTCGTCCGCAAGGCCGCCGTCGAGCCGCTGCGCTGGATCGCCGAGAACGCCGGCCTGGAGGGTTACGTCATCACCTCCAAGGTCGCCGAGCTCGACAAGGGCCAGGGCTTCAACGCCGCGACCGGCGAATACGGCGACCTGGTCAAGCAGGGCGTCATCGACCCGGTCAAGGTCACCCGCTCCGCCCTGGAGAACGCGGCCTCGATCGCCTCCCTCCTCCTCACGACCGAGACCCTGGTCGTCGAGAAGAAGGAAGAGGAAGAGCCGGCCGCAGGTGGCCACGGCCACGGCCACTCCCACTGAGCCAACAGCTCACGCAGCACGAAGAAACCCCCCGTTCCTGGCTGGAACGGGGGGTTTCTCCCTTCGCGGGCGGTCAGTGATCCCCGTACGCACGCACCCCGACTGCTCCACGCCGCGACCGCTGGGCTGCTTCGACGCTCTCTACTGCTCCAGCGAGTCCAGCGCCCCGAGCTGCCCCATCAGCCCCAGCCGGTCGTACTCCCACCAGCCCTCGACGATCTTCCCGTCCGAGTCGAACCGGTGGATGGTCGTGCCGGTCATCGAGGCCTTCCGGCCGCTGCTGGGAATCCCCATGAAGTCTCCCCGCTGAGTCCCGTTCCACGTCCAGCGGGTGCAGACCCGGTCGCCCTGGGCGATCTGCTCGTGCACGGTGAACGCGAAGTCGAAGCCCTCGCGCCACATCTCCATCTCGCGCCGGGCCGCGTCCAGCCCGACGACATCCTGCTCGTTGGACGGATCGTGGTCGTGGTAGCTCTCCACGAACAGGTCGTTGAGCGGGGGCAGTTCACCATGGGTGGCGATCACCTCGAAGAACCGCCGCGAGGAGTCCGCGCACAACTGCTCGTCCCGCACCACGTCCAGATCCGTGAACGTCGGCATCTCGTCGCACAGGGCGACCATCTCCCGGAAGATCCTGTCCGTCTCCGGAAGGTTCGAGTTCCGCATCGCTTCCTCGTACGACGGGAACTCCACGATCTCGACGAAGTGCGACGAGTCCGAGAGGTCCTTGCCGACCATCGTGTGCGTCGCGCTCCGCTTCCCTCTGGTCTGTTCGACCCAGGTGTCCATCAGCCGGTTCATCTCGTCGAACCGACTGGTTTTGCAGTCAATCAGCTGTACGAATGTCATGGCGCCGCCTCCGGCCCCCCTGGGTCCGGTACCTCTCTCCATACTCCCACCGGAGCCGCGGCACCACCTCCTCCACCAAGCCCCGCCAAGACCCGCAGATGTCACTGAGGCCCGTACTTCCGCCCCGTCTTCGACGAGATCCCGCCCAACAGGGCCCTGGGCGTCACCTTCACCACGCCCATCAGCGCCTTGTAACGCGGGTCCGGAATCGACAGCGACTTGCCCCGGGCCAGATCGGCGAGCGCCGCCGCGACCAGTTTGTCCGCGTCCAGCCACATCCAGTTCGGGATGTTGTCCGTCCCCATCCCGGCCCGCTCGTGGAACTCCGTACGCACAAAGCCGGGAGCCAGCGCCATCAGCCGCACCCCGCTCCCCGCCAGGTCCTTCGCCGCGCCCTGCGTGAACTGCACGACCCACGCCTTCGACGCCCCGTAAGTACCCCGCGGCACGAAGGCGGCGACGGACGCCACATTGACGACACCCCCGCGCCCCCGCTCCCGCATGGCCTCGGCCGCCGCACTGGTCAGCCGCAGCACCGCCTCGCAGTGCACCTTGAGCATCCGCAGTTCGTCCGCCATCGTCACGTCGAGATAGCGGCCCTTGTTGCCGAAGCCGGCGTTGTTGACCAGCAGGTCGACGGGGTTCTTGCGGTCGCCGAGGCGATCGGCCACCGCCTCGATGCCGGCGTCCGTCGCGAGGTCGGCGCCGAGCACCTCCGCCTCGATGCCGTGCCGGTCGTGCAGTTCGGTCGCCTGCTCGCCGAGCCGCTTGGCGTCACGCGCCACCAGGACGAGGTTGTGGCCGTCGGCCGCCAGCCGCCGCGCGAACGCGGCGCCGATTCCCGCGGTCGATCCCGTAATCAGAGCCGTTGTCATGGCGCAAGATTAGTGACCCCGACTGTGCTCGTCCGCCCTCCTGCACGCTCCCTCCCGATCGTGAAGTCCCCACGCGGGGCCCTGACGTAATCCCTTGTCAGCGGTCCTGCCGCCCGCGCACGTCAGCCGTACTTCTTCACATACTCGTGAGCCCTCACCGCCGCCACCGAATTCAGCGCCGCACCGGCCGTGAGCAGCCGTGGCAGCAGTGTCCGTTCGGTCGTCAGCGCACGGAAGTACAGGGCGACCGTCACCTCGTGATCAGGCCGGTGCACGATCTCCACCGGATCGCCCGCGCGTATCGCCCCCGGCTCGATCACTCGCAGATAGGCGCCCGGCGCACCCCGCTCCGTGAACCGTTTCACCCACCTTTTCTCACCCATATGGCCCTGGAACGTCGCACAGGGGACACGCCCGCTGGTGACCTCAAGAACCACCTCGGCCCCGACCCGCCAGCGCTCGCCGATCAGCGCGCCCGACACGTCAAGGCCCCGCGTGGTGAGGTTCTCGCCGAACATCCCGTCGCGCAGCGGGCGCCCCAGCTCGCGCTCCCAGTCGTCGAGATCCTCGCGCGCGACCGCGTACACCGCCTGTTCGTCGCCGCCGTGGTGCTCCTTCGAGCAGATGCTGTCCCCGGCCAGACCGCTGCCGGCGAACCCCTTGAGCCCCGGCGCCGACACCCGCACCGGCCCGTCCACCGGCCGCTTGTCGATACCGGTGCCGTCCGGATGGTCCGTGTACGGCACGGACTGCGCACGACCCACGTTCACCGACAACACCTTCATCACGGCACTCGCCCCCGTACTCGTCACAGCATCCATGGCCACACGCTAATTCGGACTTGCCCAAAGCGTCCAGGCGTTATTCGCCCATGCCCCCAAGAATCACTTATGATCGAAAAATGATCGAAGCCCGCCATCTCCGTGTCCTGCGTGCCGTGGCCGCCACCGGCTCCTTCTCGGCGGCGGGCCGCGAACTGGGCTGCACCCAGCCCGCCGTGAGTCAGCAGATGAAAGCGCTGGAAGCCTCGGTCGGCACCCCGCTGCTCATCCGCAGCGGGCGCGAGATGCGCCTGACCCAGGCGGGCGAGGCCCTGGTGCGACACGCGGCGGGCATCCTCTCGGGCCTCACGGCCGCGGAGGAGGAGGTCGCCGCGATCGCCGGCCTGCGGGCGGGCCGGGTCCGGTTGGTCTCCTTCCCCAGTGGCAGTTCCACCCTCGTCCCGACGGCCCTGGCGGCCCTGCGTGCCGCCCACCCCGGCACCCGGGTCTCCCTGGAGGAGGCCGAACCCCCGCAATCCGTCGAACTGTTGCGCGAAGGCGACTGTGACGTGGCCCTCGCCTTCCGGTACGAAGGCGCGGCCGGCGCCGGTGAGTGGGACGACCTGGTGGTCCGCCCCCTTCTCACCGACCGGCTCGTCGGCCTCGTACCCGAAGGACACCGGCTGTCCCGGGCCGAGTCGGTCGCCCTCGGCGAACTCGCCGCCGAGCCGTGGATCGCCGGCTGCCCGCGCTGCCGCGGCCAGCTGGTCGAGGCCTGCGAGAACGCGGGCTTCACCCCCCGTATCGACTTCGCGACCGACGACTACCCGGCGGTGATCGGCCTGGTGGGCGCGGGCCTGGGCGTCGCGGTCCTGCCCCGGCTCGCCATCGAGTCCGTACGGCCACGGGGTGCGCGCACGGTGACGCTCGAACCGGCGGTACGGCGGGAGATCGTCGCGCTGACCCTGCCCGACCTGGCACAGGTGCCGGCGGTGGCGGCGACGCTGGACCAGCTGGCACGGGCGGCGGCCCGAGTCTGAGGCGGGCCCCGGCCCGGGGCCGGGGTGGGCCCCACTCTTCGAAGAAACGTTCCTTCAGTTGTTCGAACCGACGTCTCCGCCACCGGCCGACGCCGACACCAGCCGGTTGCGCGCCCGCCCCATCAGCTCTTCGCGCTCGTCCTCGGTCAACCCGCCCCACACGCCGTAGGGCTCACGCACCGCCAGCGCGTGCGCCGCGCACTGCGCGCGGACCGGGCATCTCATGCAGACCTCCTTGGCCGAGTTCTCGCGAGCGCTCCGTGCCGCACCGCGCTCTCCTTCCGGGTGGAAGAAGAGCGAGCTGTCGACCCCACGGCAGGCCGCGAGGAGCTGCCAGTCCCAGAGGTCCGCGTTCGGACCGGGAAGGCGGGAGAAATCTGCCATTGCGTGTCCCCTTGTTGCCGTTCTGGGCTGAGGTGGTGCCTCTGACCGTACAACTACGATCTAAGGAGATGAAAATATGACTCATTGCGAATCTAGCCTCAGACACCAATAAAAGGGAAGAAAAACGTCTAAATGGGGCATAGGTTGTGTTGAAAGGTTGAGGGTCTGTTGTGCATGTCTGCACCGTGTGCGCACCCTCACGTAGAGTGCCGAAGACGACACACGGCCCCGTAACTCTTTCGAGTGACCGTCGTTGAATGTGCGGAGGCGGTTGGAGGAACAAGCGCTCGGACGGGCGGCAGTACCCACTGCCGGGAAAATCGGTCGAGCGTCAACCGCACAGGTGACGATTAGTACCAGCCTGGAGGCTCAAGGTGACGCGCATCAGCTGCGGAGGGCGGCCATGACATCCGTCCTCGTCTGCGACGACTCCCCGCTTGCCCGAGAGGCGCTCCGCCGCGCGGTCGCGACCGTGCCCGGTGTCGAGCGCGTGACCACGGCGGCCAACGGCGAGGAAGTCCTCCGCCGCTGGGGTGCCGACCGTTCGGACCTGATTCTGATGGACGTACGCATGCCCGGTCTGGGCGGCGTCGAGACGGTCCGGCGGCTGCTGTCCGCCGACCCCGGAGCACGCATCATCATGCTCACCGTCGCCGAGGACCTGGACGGCGTGGCGCTCGCCGTCGCCGCCGGTGCCCGCGGCTATCTGCACAAGGACGCCTCGCGTGCCGAACTGCGGGCCACGGTGACGCAGGCGCTGGCCGACCCGACCTGGCGGCTCGCGCCGCGCCGGCTGCGCTCGGCCGAGATGGGCGCCGCGCCCACGCTCACCGCGCGTGAGATCCAGGTTCTGGAAGGCATGAGCCACGGCCGGTCGAACGCGGAGATCGGACGCGAACTGTTCCTCTCCGAGGACACGGTGAAGACGCACGCCAGGCGCCTGTTCAAGAAGCTCGGCGCCTCGGACCGCGCGCACGCGGTGGCGCTCGGTTTCCGGTGGGGTCTGGTCCGTTAAGTGGACCTCGCCGGGGGTGAAGAAGTCCCCGCCTACCGCAAGGTGGGCGGGGGTCGCAAAACGGCCCGCCGGGTGCCCGCTGCTTGTTTCGCCGCGGATGCCGCATCCTTGAGGTGTGGAGTTCCTCGGGGACAAGTCGGTCGAGCGGAAGGGGAGGGCGCAGGAGATGAGTTCCGGCGCACCTGCTCATAACGCTTCGGTGCACAACAACGGACGCGGTGCCACGGAGGGAGCGACACCAAGGCACCATGGTCCGATGCGTGACGACGAGGCGGCTTATGCCCATGGGGTGATTGGTGGTCTCGTCCACCGCGCCGTCGACGGAGACGAGCAGGCCACGCACGACCTGCTCGCGCATGTCCACCCCCTCGCCCTGCGCTATTGCCGCACCCGGCTGTCCCGACTGCCGGGCGACGCGCGGCACTTCGTGGAGGACCTGGCGCAGGAGGTCTGCGTCGCCGTACTCCTCGCCCTGCCGCGCTACCGCGACACCGGGCGCCCGTTCGAGGCGTTTGTCTTCGCGATCGCCGCGCACAAGGTCGCCGACCTGCAGCGCGCCGCGATGCGCCATCCGGGTTCGACGGCGGTCCCCTCGGACGAGATGCCGGAACGCCCCGACGACTCCCTGGGCCCGGAGGAACGCGCGCTGCTCAGCAGCGACGCCGAATGGGCCAAGAAACTCATGGCCAACCTCCCGGAGAACCAGCGCGAACTGCTCCTGCTGCGTATCGCCGTGGGTCTCACCGCTGAGGAGACGGGCCAGATGTTGGGAATGTCACCCGGCGCGGTGCGCGTGGCCCAGCACCGCGCGCTGAGCCGGCTCCGGGCGCTGGCAGAACAGTAGGGGCCGCAGCGGCGGACCCCGATAAGCCTCGGTTTCCCGGCCCTGTGTGAACGGTCGGAGCGCCGACTCCGTACGAACAGATGACTCCGTACGAACATACGAAGCTCCGGGGCAGCTCGCACCGTGGAATTCGGGACCCGTGCTTCCCGTTAGCATGGACATCCGCACCGATCAAGGCTTTGGGGAAGGTGTCATGACTGCGAACGTCGACGGAGTGCCCGCCAAATTCGCGACACTCGGGCTGACCTACGACGACGTGCTGCTGCTGCCGGGCGCATCGGAAGTGCTGCCCAACGCGGTCGACACCTCGTCCCGCATCTCCCGCAACGTCCGCGTCAACATCCCGCTGCTCTCCGCGGCGATGGACAAGGTCACCGAGTCGCGCATGGCGATCGCCATGGCGCGGCAGGGCGGCGTGGGCGTGCTGCACCGCAACCTCTCCATCGAGGACCAGGTCAACCAGGTCGACCTCGTGAAGCGCTCCGAGTCCGGCATGGTCACCGACCCGATCACCGTGCACCCGGACGCGACGCTGGCAGAGGCCGACGCACTGTGTGCCAAGTTCCGCATCAGCGGCGTCCCCGTGACGGACGGCAACGGCAAGCTGCTCGGCATCGTCACCAACCGCGACATGGCCTTCGAGACCGACCGCTCCCGCCAGGTCCGCGAGGTGATGACGCCGATGCCGCTGGTCACGGGCAAGGTCGGTACCTCCGGCGCCGAGGCCATGGAGCTGCTGCGCCGCCACAAGATCGAGAAGCTTCCCCTGGTCGACGACTCCGGTGTCCTCAAGGGCCTCATCACGGTCAAGGACTTCGTGAAGGCCGAGAAGTACCCGAGTGCCGCCAAGGACGCCGAGGGCCGGCTGCTCGTCGGCGCGGCCGTCGGTGCCAGCCCCGAGGCGCTGGAGCGCGCCCAGGGGCTCGCCGAGGCGGGCGTGGACTTCCTGGTCGTCGACACCTCGCACGGGCACAACAGCAACGCCCTGAGCTGGATGTCGAAGATCAAGTCGAACGTCCACGTCGACGTGATCGGCGGCAACGTGGCCACGCGCGACGGCGCCCAGGCCCTGATCGACGCGGGCGTCGACGGCATCAAGGTGGGCGTCGGCCCCGGCTCCATCTGCACCACCCGCGTGGTCGCCGGCATCGGCGTACCGCAGGTGACGGCCATCTATGAGGCGGCCCTCGCGGCCCGCGTCGCCGGTATCCCGGTGATCGGCGACGGTGGCCTGCAGTACTCCGGCGACATCGGCAAGGCGCTCGCCGCCGGTGCCGACTCCGTGATGCTGGGCAGCCTGCTGGCGGGCTGCGAGGAGTCCCCGGGCGAACTCCAGTTCATCAACGGCAAGCAGTTCAAGTCGTACCGCGGCATGGGCTCACTGGGCGCCATGCAGTCGCGCGGCCAGGCGAAGTCGTACTCCAAGGACCGCTACTTCCAGGCCGACGTCGGTTCCGACGACAAGCTCGTCCCCGAGGGCATCGAGGGCCAGGTGCCCTACCGGGGTCCGCTGGCCAATGTGCTGCACCAGCTCGTCGGCGGTCTGCGCCAGACGATGGGGTATGTCGGGGCGGCCACCGTCGGTGAGATGGAGACCAAGGGCCGCTTCGTCCGCATCACGTCCGCGGGGCTCAAGGAGAGCCACCCGCACGACATCCAGATGACGGTCGAGGCGCCCAACTACAGCCGCAAGTAGGCGCGAGCGGTAGCCGGACGTGCGCTAGGCGGTCCCGGAGGTACTCCGGGACCGCCTTCGTCGTGCCCGTCGGGGATACTGGGAGGCGCAGAACCAAGGATGGAAAGGCCACACACGTGACTGAGATCGAGATCGGGCGCGGCAAGCGCGGCCGTAGGGCGTACGCCTTCGACGACATCGCCGTCGTCCCCAGCCGTCGTACGCGCGACCCGAAGGAGGTCTCGATCGCCTGGCAGATCGACGCCTACCGCTTCGAGCTGCCCTTCCTGGCGGCCCCCATGGACTCGGTCGTCTCCCCGGCCACCGCGATCCGCATCGGCGAGCTGGGCGGCCTCGGCGTCCTGAACCTGGAAGGCCTCTGGACGCGTTACGAGGACCCGCAGCCGCTGCTCGACGAGATCGCCGGGCTGGACGTGGACACCGCGACCCGCCGCCTCCAGGAGATCTACGCGGCTCCCATCAAGGAGGAGCTGATCGGAGCGCGCATCAAGGAGGTGCGCGACTCGGGCGTGGTCACCGCGGCGGCGCTCTCCCCGCAGCGCACGGCCCAGTTCTCCAAGGCCGTCGTCGACGCGGGCGTGGACATCTTCGTCATCCGCGGTACGACGGTCTCCGCGGAGCACGTCTCCAGTGCCGCCGAACCGCTGAACCTCAAGCAGTTCATCTACGAGCTGGACGTCCCGGTGATCGTCGGCGGCTGCGCCACGTACACCGCGGCCCTGCACCTGATGCGTACCGGAGCGGCCGGTGTACTGGTCGGCTTCGGCGGCGGCGCCGCGCACACCACGCGCAACGTGCTCGGCATCCGGGTCCCGATGGCCACCTCGGTCGCCGATGTGGCCGCGGCCCGCCGCGACTACATGGACGAGTCCGGCGGCCGGTACGTGCACGTGATCGCCGACGGCGGCGTCGGCTGGTCCGGCGACCTCCCCAAGGCGATCGCCTGCGGCGCCGACGCCGTGATGATGGGCTCCCCGCTGGCCCGCGCCACGGACGCGCCCGGCAAGGGCCACCACTGGGGCATGGAAGCCGTCAACGAGGAGCTGCCGCGCGGCAAGAAGGTCGACCTCGGCACGGTCGGCACGATCGAGGAGGTCCTCACGGGCCCCTCGCACATCCCCGACGGGTCGATGAACTTCTTCGGCGCCCTGCGCCGCGCCATGGCCACCACCGGCTACAGCGACCTCAAGGAGTTCCAGCGGGTCGAGGTGACGGTGGCGGACTCGACGCACATGCGTTGATGCGAGATGACGCTGCACTTGGTTTGAGCAGAGGGTGGGGCCCGGTTACCCGTGGGGGTGGCCGGGCCCCTTCGTGTGTCCAAGTGGGACTGGTGGGGCGTGTTTTGCGGGAGGGGGGCGCACGGTTGCTTTCGGGGCGAATGCGGGCCGGTCAAGGGTGGTGAGGCCACTAGCGTGTGTGTCCGGCGCCCCAGTTCTCTGGAGCGCCCCCTTCCAGGACATGGTTCCGGACCCCCGCCCGTCGGGGCCCGGCCCGAGTTCCAGCAAACCGCCTACCGGGTCTATGGGCGG contains these protein-coding regions:
- the groL gene encoding chaperonin GroEL (60 kDa chaperone family; promotes refolding of misfolded polypeptides especially under stressful conditions; forms two stacked rings of heptamers to form a barrel-shaped 14mer; ends can be capped by GroES; misfolded proteins enter the barrel where they are refolded when GroES binds), whose protein sequence is MAKILKFDEDARRALERGVNKLADTVKVTIGPKGRNVVIDKKFGAPTITNDGVTIAREVELDDPYENLGAQLVKEVATKTNDIAGDGTTTATVLAQALVREGLKNVAAGASPAALKKGIDAAVKAVSEELLATARPIEEKSDIAAVAALSAQDTQVGELIAEAMDKVGKDGVITVEESNTFGLELDFTEGMAFDKGYLSPYMVSDQERMEAVLDDPYILIHQGKIASIQDLLPLLEKVIQTNSSKPLLIIAEDVEGEALSTLVVNKIRGTFNAVAVKAPGFGDRRKAMLGDMAALTGAEVIAEEVGLKLDQVGLDVLGTARRVTISKDDTVIVDGGGDKGAVAGRVNQIKAEIENTDSDWDREKLQERLAKLAGGVCVIKVGAATEVELKEKKHRLEDAISATRAAVEEGIVSGGGSALVHAVKVLEGNLGKTGDEATGVAVVRKAAVEPLRWIAENAGLEGYVITSKVAELDKGQGFNAATGEYGDLVKQGVIDPVKVTRSALENAASIASLLLTTETLVVEKKEEEEPAAGGHGHGHSH
- a CDS encoding ester cyclase; the protein is MTFVQLIDCKTSRFDEMNRLMDTWVEQTRGKRSATHTMVGKDLSDSSHFVEIVEFPSYEEAMRNSNLPETDRIFREMVALCDEMPTFTDLDVVRDEQLCADSSRRFFEVIATHGELPPLNDLFVESYHDHDPSNEQDVVGLDAARREMEMWREGFDFAFTVHEQIAQGDRVCTRWTWNGTQRGDFMGIPSSGRKASMTGTTIHRFDSDGKIVEGWWEYDRLGLMGQLGALDSLEQ
- a CDS encoding SDR family NAD(P)-dependent oxidoreductase, yielding MTTALITGSTAGIGAAFARRLAADGHNLVLVARDAKRLGEQATELHDRHGIEAEVLGADLATDAGIEAVADRLGDRKNPVDLLVNNAGFGNKGRYLDVTMADELRMLKVHCEAVLRLTSAAAEAMRERGRGGVVNVASVAAFVPRGTYGASKAWVVQFTQGAAKDLAGSGVRLMALAPGFVRTEFHERAGMGTDNIPNWMWLDADKLVAAALADLARGKSLSIPDPRYKALMGVVKVTPRALLGGISSKTGRKYGPQ
- a CDS encoding MOSC domain-containing protein gives rise to the protein MKVLSVNVGRAQSVPYTDHPDGTGIDKRPVDGPVRVSAPGLKGFAGSGLAGDSICSKEHHGGDEQAVYAVAREDLDDWERELGRPLRDGMFGENLTTRGLDVSGALIGERWRVGAEVVLEVTSGRVPCATFQGHMGEKRWVKRFTERGAPGAYLRVIEPGAIRAGDPVEIVHRPDHEVTVALYFRALTTERTLLPRLLTAGAALNSVAAVRAHEYVKKYG
- a CDS encoding LysR family transcriptional regulator produces the protein MIEARHLRVLRAVAATGSFSAAGRELGCTQPAVSQQMKALEASVGTPLLIRSGREMRLTQAGEALVRHAAGILSGLTAAEEEVAAIAGLRAGRVRLVSFPSGSSTLVPTALAALRAAHPGTRVSLEEAEPPQSVELLREGDCDVALAFRYEGAAGAGEWDDLVVRPLLTDRLVGLVPEGHRLSRAESVALGELAAEPWIAGCPRCRGQLVEACENAGFTPRIDFATDDYPAVIGLVGAGLGVAVLPRLAIESVRPRGARTVTLEPAVRREIVALTLPDLAQVPAVAATLDQLARAAARV
- a CDS encoding WhiB family transcriptional regulator, producing the protein MADFSRLPGPNADLWDWQLLAACRGVDSSLFFHPEGERGAARSARENSAKEVCMRCPVRAQCAAHALAVREPYGVWGGLTEDEREELMGRARNRLVSASAGGGDVGSNN
- a CDS encoding response regulator transcription factor, which encodes MTSVLVCDDSPLAREALRRAVATVPGVERVTTAANGEEVLRRWGADRSDLILMDVRMPGLGGVETVRRLLSADPGARIIMLTVAEDLDGVALAVAAGARGYLHKDASRAELRATVTQALADPTWRLAPRRLRSAEMGAAPTLTAREIQVLEGMSHGRSNAEIGRELFLSEDTVKTHARRLFKKLGASDRAHAVALGFRWGLVR
- a CDS encoding sigma-70 family RNA polymerase sigma factor encodes the protein MRDDEAAYAHGVIGGLVHRAVDGDEQATHDLLAHVHPLALRYCRTRLSRLPGDARHFVEDLAQEVCVAVLLALPRYRDTGRPFEAFVFAIAAHKVADLQRAAMRHPGSTAVPSDEMPERPDDSLGPEERALLSSDAEWAKKLMANLPENQRELLLLRIAVGLTAEETGQMLGMSPGAVRVAQHRALSRLRALAEQ
- the guaB gene encoding IMP dehydrogenase, with the translated sequence MTANVDGVPAKFATLGLTYDDVLLLPGASEVLPNAVDTSSRISRNVRVNIPLLSAAMDKVTESRMAIAMARQGGVGVLHRNLSIEDQVNQVDLVKRSESGMVTDPITVHPDATLAEADALCAKFRISGVPVTDGNGKLLGIVTNRDMAFETDRSRQVREVMTPMPLVTGKVGTSGAEAMELLRRHKIEKLPLVDDSGVLKGLITVKDFVKAEKYPSAAKDAEGRLLVGAAVGASPEALERAQGLAEAGVDFLVVDTSHGHNSNALSWMSKIKSNVHVDVIGGNVATRDGAQALIDAGVDGIKVGVGPGSICTTRVVAGIGVPQVTAIYEAALAARVAGIPVIGDGGLQYSGDIGKALAAGADSVMLGSLLAGCEESPGELQFINGKQFKSYRGMGSLGAMQSRGQAKSYSKDRYFQADVGSDDKLVPEGIEGQVPYRGPLANVLHQLVGGLRQTMGYVGAATVGEMETKGRFVRITSAGLKESHPHDIQMTVEAPNYSRK
- a CDS encoding GuaB3 family IMP dehydrogenase-related protein; protein product: MTEIEIGRGKRGRRAYAFDDIAVVPSRRTRDPKEVSIAWQIDAYRFELPFLAAPMDSVVSPATAIRIGELGGLGVLNLEGLWTRYEDPQPLLDEIAGLDVDTATRRLQEIYAAPIKEELIGARIKEVRDSGVVTAAALSPQRTAQFSKAVVDAGVDIFVIRGTTVSAEHVSSAAEPLNLKQFIYELDVPVIVGGCATYTAALHLMRTGAAGVLVGFGGGAAHTTRNVLGIRVPMATSVADVAAARRDYMDESGGRYVHVIADGGVGWSGDLPKAIACGADAVMMGSPLARATDAPGKGHHWGMEAVNEELPRGKKVDLGTVGTIEEVLTGPSHIPDGSMNFFGALRRAMATTGYSDLKEFQRVEVTVADSTHMR